In Thermoanaerobacterium xylanolyticum LX-11, the genomic window GATCCTCGACGACATCCTTAAGCCCAGGAATTGACTCTACTTCGATTTTTTCTTTACTCAAAGTCAAATTATCTTTATTTAGCATCGCCCTAACATTATCTATGCCTATGATATTATACCCTCTTAAAGGCACTATATAGGTAACAATCGATTTTAACCCTTCCGGCATTTTAGAAAGTATTTTTTGCTGTTTTAGAAATAAACTTTCTGATATTTTGTCATCATAAGATGTCATAACGCCATTAATAATCAATATTTGATTTTCTACGCCTATATTCCCAAGCTCATTCGATGCTCTTTCTGCTTCTGCCAAAGGTACTGTTTCAGGACGTGAAACAAGAATAAGCATCGTTAGTTTTCCATCAGTTAAGGTTTTAACAGCTTTCTTATACACCTCTTTTTGACTTTCAAGCCCTGAAAGTTGACCTAAACATGATGTACCATGTGTATTCTCGCTAATGAAATTACTCCACGCAGAAGGAAGTTGTAACATCCTAATCGTATGACCTGTAGGCGCAGTATCAAAAATAATGTAATCATATCTTGTTTGAATCTCTTTATCAGTTATAAATTTTGAAAACTCATTAAATGCCGCAATTTCAATAGTACATGAACCGGAAAGTTGTTCTTCCATATTTTTTAAAACATCGTCTGGAAGAATCCCTCTGTATGGACTTATTACACTTTCTCTATATTCTGTTGCAGCTTGAACTGGATCAAGATTAGCAACAACAAGATTTGGTACTTCTTGAATCGAAACACCTTTATTGTCAAGTTTAGTATTAAAAACATCCTGCAGATTGGAAGCTGGGTCAGTACTGATTAAAAAAACATTTTTCCCACTATCAGCTAAAGCAACGGCGGTAGCACATGCAACTGAAGTTTTTCCAACACCACCTTTACCTGTAAAAAACATATATTTAGTCAAATTTATATTTTGCAGATTAAAATATTGAATCATGAAATTTTGCCTCCAAAATTAATTATTTGCATTTTTTTCTTTTATTCATCGAAAAAACTGACAGGAATATCAAGAAAATGTGCGAGTTCTTCATTTGTTGGATATCTACCTGTTATTACAACTTCTTCATCTACAAGCGTGAAAGGCAACTCGTTGACACCTTTTTCGTTAATCATTCTATTTACAATTTTATTAGTCATAAACTTCATTGGAGAGTTTGTTAAATTATATCGTTCTATTTCTACGCCTTTTTTCTTCAATTTATTTAATACAGTTGATATTCTCAACAATTCAGGATTAACACTAACACCACAAAGGCCAGTAGGGCAACACATTGCTGGTTCATAAATTGTTATTTTCCTCATTTAAAACATCTCCTTGCGTAATTATTTAATTAAGCATATATTAGAACTCATAACAATATCGGTGTAATTTCGCATTATTACATGCTCATTTACTCATATATAATAACATACAAAGATCCATTCGTCAATAACTTTTCGTAAAAATAGTTCTTTTTAATCTAGTCAATTAATGCTTCTTTCTCGTTTTTGAAATTCGCTTGTCGAATCTGAATCTATAAAAATTTTATACTCAAACTTCGCACTTATAAAAGTAGCTCTGTACCTTGATAATTCAATATTATTTGGCTATAAAATAGCATGAGACCTCCATTTTTGGTATAATTGAATTATCAAAAAATAAACCAATTGGAGGCTCATGCTATGAATAGTATAACACAAAATTACCAAATTGATAATAAGGTTTCTACTTCGATTAAAAGTTTCTTCAAAAAATATAGAATTTCGGCTGCTTTAAGGTTATCGAATGCTTACAAAAGCAAGGGTATTCCCGTTATTTCTATTTTCGAGTACTTATTCTGTATGATCTTTACCAATAGATCTATGTATATGAATATGCTAATGGGTACAAATCAGGTTGGTTTTAAGAAAGACACGGTTTACAGATTCTTAAACTCTATTCATATTAATTGGATTCGGTTTACCACTTGGCTTAGTGCACAGATTATAAATGAGACAATTACTGGGTTAACAAGTGACAAACGCGTAAATGTTCTTATTGTTGATGACTCTTTATTCGAACGCTCTAGCTCTAAAAAAGTAGAACTACTAGCAAAAGTATATGACCATGCTAAGAAAACATACAAATATGGCTTTCGCCTACTTACACTCGGATGGTCAGATGGAAATACTTTTATCCCAGTCAATGGATGTCTTTTATCTACTGAGAATCAAAAGAATCGTATCAATGAAGCTATACCTGTGGACAAGCGTTCCGCCGGGTATTTAAGAAGGAATCTATCCCAAACTAAAGCAACAGCCGTAGCTCTGGAATTAATAAAGACCGCTAAAAAAGCAATGATTCCAGCATCTTATGTATTGTTTGACACTTGGTTCTGTTCTCCCTCTTCTTTGATTGCTATTAAAGAAATAGGCTATGATGTTATTGCAATGGCAAAGAAAACATCAAAGATGCATTACCTATATAATGGAATAATGCAGCCGTTAACAGAAATATACAAGCAGAACAGAAAAAGAAGAGGCAGGTCTAGATACCTGTTATCCGTGGAAGTTTCCATTGAAAAAGACGGAAAATCTATTCCTGCTCGAATTGTATTTGTCAGAAACAGGAATAATCGAAAAGACTATCTGGCACTTATTACCACGGATATGAACCTTAACGAGGACGAAATCATTCGTATATACGGGAAGCGCTGGGATATAGAAGTCTTTTTCAAAGTGTGTAAATCATACTTGAAGCTCAGCAAGGAATGCAATTCATTATCTTACGATGCGATGACAGCACATACAGCAATCGTATTTACCAGATACATGATGCTTGCACTAGAGAA contains:
- a CDS encoding IS4 family transposase, whose translation is MNSITQNYQIDNKVSTSIKSFFKKYRISAALRLSNAYKSKGIPVISIFEYLFCMIFTNRSMYMNMLMGTNQVGFKKDTVYRFLNSIHINWIRFTTWLSAQIINETITGLTSDKRVNVLIVDDSLFERSSSKKVELLAKVYDHAKKTYKYGFRLLTLGWSDGNTFIPVNGCLLSTENQKNRINEAIPVDKRSAGYLRRNLSQTKATAVALELIKTAKKAMIPASYVLFDTWFCSPSSLIAIKEIGYDVIAMAKKTSKMHYLYNGIMQPLTEIYKQNRKRRGRSRYLLSVEVSIEKDGKSIPARIVFVRNRNNRKDYLALITTDMNLNEDEIIRIYGKRWDIEVFFKVCKSYLKLSKECNSLSYDAMTAHTAIVFTRYMMLALENRRSSDLRTMGEIFYYIQDEMSDITLIQAFHLLMQVFIDTITDKLSLSSEQLDQLLDAFMAAIPKELKERLPKCA
- the arsD gene encoding arsenite efflux transporter metallochaperone ArsD, whose amino-acid sequence is MRKITIYEPAMCCPTGLCGVSVNPELLRISTVLNKLKKKGVEIERYNLTNSPMKFMTNKIVNRMINEKGVNELPFTLVDEEVVITGRYPTNEELAHFLDIPVSFFDE
- the arsA gene encoding arsenical pump-driving ATPase, with protein sequence MIQYFNLQNINLTKYMFFTGKGGVGKTSVACATAVALADSGKNVFLISTDPASNLQDVFNTKLDNKGVSIQEVPNLVVANLDPVQAATEYRESVISPYRGILPDDVLKNMEEQLSGSCTIEIAAFNEFSKFITDKEIQTRYDYIIFDTAPTGHTIRMLQLPSAWSNFISENTHGTSCLGQLSGLESQKEVYKKAVKTLTDGKLTMLILVSRPETVPLAEAERASNELGNIGVENQILIINGVMTSYDDKISESLFLKQQKILSKMPEGLKSIVTYIVPLRGYNIIGIDNVRAMLNKDNLTLSKEKIEVESIPGLKDVVEDLYTNNKKAIFTMGKGGVGKTTISAAIALGLSQKGRKVHLTTTDPAAHLKYVISETDGISISYIDEQAELKKYQEEVLSKARETMSEEDLAYVEEDLRSPCTQEIAVFRAFAEIVDKAENEIVVIDTAPTGHTLLLLESAQSYNHEIERSNGEVPESAKKLLPRLHNADETEVIIVTLPEATPVYEAMRLEEDLRRAGINNKWWIINSSLYKTGTSNKILLAKASNEIEWINKVAAYTNGHFAVIAWSPDEIKGEKLKALLA